The genomic stretch CCTTCCCTCTTCTCTCTGAACTCTTCATCTACTTTCAAAAACCTTAGATCTCCTCAAAATTACTGTTAAttgttgtcatttgttgtataacttcATCATCTTTGAAAAGTATTACTCACACTTCATCTTTTCTCACTATTCTTTGCATTAACATCATGAATCCTTTACATGCAAACTGTGGTAAAGAATGTTTGCAGTGTATACTTGAATGGTATCGCCTTGGTTCATCAGAAGATGAATAAGATAATGAAGTTGGGGATTATGCGCGTGATTCACCTCCTCCAACCACCATCGTACCTGATTCCTTAGATCCTGAAGATTTGGGGTCTCAGGTTGAGGAGACTTAGTTCGATGATGGTTGTGTTTCCTTTGGTAAGTCCTTTGAGAACGATGACCGTACTAAATCTTCTTGTATCCGTCTTGTTGTTGAAGAGGGTCTCTGCACAAAGTATGTAAACGCTTATTTGAGGAGGATGTCTGATAAGCGTAAAAAAACGGTTGAGAAAATATCTGGGCCTCTTACAATTTTGGATTGTGATTCTCCATCACCAAGCTCAAAGAGATTCAATGCTTATTTCAAGCGGGTTTCTGATAAAATCTTATCTAAGCGTTAATTGCTCAAAGTTATTGGTATCATTCCTAAATCTAATGctcttttttgtttttaatttttttaatttctgGTATTCATATTTCAACTAATGTTTTAACTGCTGCTGGGATTTATATGCTGTTAGTATTTGTTGGTAGGATTTCTGTTTGTTATGACGTTTTGTGTTTGATGTTGGTTGAAATTTTTGCTTTAATCTTTATTTCTATTTCATCAGATTGTTTTATTAATGATGGTTGGGTTTATGGTTGGTTTATTGTTGGGTTTGATGTTGGTTGAAATGTTTGCTTTAATATTTCTGTGTATATCATCAGATCCGTTTATTAATGATGGTTTATGGTTGGTTTATCATTGGGTTTTTTTAATGATGTTGAAATGATTTTTGTTAGCCATTCTTGTTGAGATTGCAAAACTGTGTTTGGTATTTTTAATGGTGGTATGATTTAATTGATGATATTACTggttatgttgttggtttcaTTGTTACTGTTATTGTTTTTTTACATGTACCTCAATGAAGGTCCTTCCTGGACTGAGAGGGTGTTCTTGTAGTTTCTGGTCAAGCTCAATGATGAAAATACCTTAATGGTTTGAGAGCAGTAACTGTTTGTGCATTTGTATTGGTAAGTGGCCTTTAAGTATATGTTGTTAAGCCATCACATGGTCTACCAATGAATGGGTGTTTGTGCTCAATTTTGTCAATAGCAGATTCAGAGCTCAGTGAAGATTGTTCCTTAATGGTTTGAGAGCTTAACTAATTATTGTTGCCTAGCTTATTACTGCTTTTGTTGTACTGAGCATGGTCTAACTTCATTGTGTGTGTGTAGGAGGCTTGACAACATGACACAACTTAATGATGAGGCCAAATAGTTAAGCCATCATATGGTCTACCATTGAATGAGTGTGTGCTCAACAATTTGAATTGCAGTATGAGAGTTCAATGATGAATGTTCCTTAATGGTTTGAgagctttatttattgttgccTAGAGGTGGCAATCAATGATACgacccgaaaacacgacacgaactcgacacgaagttagcgggttagggttaAGATGTTCCTatccatttaagtaattgggttggCACGGACATGACACAAAGCTTAAATGGGTCGGATTAGGGTGGAGCTCTTTCGACACGAAACCGACACGAATAATCCATTTATTTAAAAGTGTCATAATATATTTTTGGGTTGAATCAATAACCCAACCAAATAACTTAAAAATAATCATTTTCCTTCATCATTTTTGGGATAATAATAGCGCTACAAAgattagtttattttattagtttattgggttaaacgggttaagTGGATTAAAAATGACCTGCTAAAAGATAAACGGGTTAAAAATGACTCGTTAAaaagataaatggtttacatatgTCGGGTTGGGTTAGAgaaaattaaatgggttgggttagggttgagacaaatgacctgtttatgtaattgggtcgagttagggttggggtagttgtgacccatttaaagttgacacggacacgaacacgacacgacccgatctgtttgccaagTCTACTTGCTCATTACTGTTATTATTTGATGAGCATGGTCTACCttcattgtgtgtgtgtgtgtgtgtgggggggggggggggaggctTGACTACTTGACACAACTCAATGATGAGGCCACACTAAGCCTGAGAGTTGATATCTGTCTATACATTTGTATATGCATTTATATGTTGATGTCTATACAATGTGTGTATGCATATTTCATTGCATTTTTCTGATTTGTCTATGATTTTTCAACTGAACATTGCATAAATATGATCTTCAAATTGAACTTTGAACTGAACTTGAAATtgaacattgcatttgacatttcATTTCAATTGAAATAGAACATTACATTAAACTGATCATTACATTCAAAAGTAAACTGAAGTTTAATGTTCATTTGAAACTGATGTTTCAAATGAACATTAAACTGAACATTACATCACTTGTATTGACAATTCATTCCattccatttgtcttaataactTAACCTTTGATTGTACCCTAGTGCATCCATTAGGTTTTCTAGTCCTTGTGTCTTGTCTAATCTCTTAATATATTCAATGCACTCTCTTACCAACTCTTCATTAACGATTAAATTCTTTGGTAACATACCAATTGCAGCTAGATGACCCTTCCCGATGTGTGGACTTGAAAAATTATTATGCCCCTTACACATTATAATATCAATCATGACTGCTTGCAATgataagaatatgttgttgagTTTAGTAGGACTGTAATCTATGAATGCTTGCATCACTTCATTCACTAGTTCATCAATTGTTTTTGATGCTCTTGATGATTGCAATGACTGTAATACCCTGAAATAACCAAGGCCATTACAGTTTAAATCTGGTGAGTTTGGAGGTTGGAAAACTAATTTAATATTAAACTCATCTGAGTTTGCAGCAGCCATAAAGTCTGGATCATTATTCTTGATATGTGGCCTTGCATTGTCTTGTTGAATGTAAATGTGCTTGCTTAAACAATCTGGCCACACACTCTTAATTGTTGGTATAACTTGATGAATTAGACAATCTTTGACAACCTGTTTTGTGATAGATTCAATGGGCTTAGTTTCCAATGTCCCCCTTGGCCTATTTCTGCTAGACCTTGCGGCTGGTACTTCATGTTTAAAGGGAAACATGCCTATTTTTCCATCAAATATTAACTCCCCATCTGCTCCAAATATTGGCCTAGTTACTGCACACATGAACATAACCTTTGTGATGAATCTCTTTGACTGGCAGCTCCTATATGGCGGCTCCTCCCCTTCCACTATATACACCTTTTCATTGTCTTCTGTTATGAAAAACCATTTCTCATCCATGTGGATAATGTTGCTCATCTCATCGAATATTATTTCAGTCACTGGGATTGAATTTAGATCCAGAAATTATTGTACTTGTTGTTTAACCACCAATGACTTTAGTGAATGCAGTAGCCTTTGTTCTTTATGTAAGTCACTGAGTTTGGGATGTAATGGACTGTTCCAACTGAAACTTCACAGTTTTTAGAAACCCTCTCCATGGTATTTCTAAGAGAGCTGTCAAGTGATTTGATATGCTCAATGTCTGGTAGTATTCTTTCCTGTTTTTATTGCCTATTCTTCCACTCTTGACATCAAGTTTTTCTCCTATTAACCTCGATTTTTTTGCAAGTTTCCATATGTTTGAGATGCTTCTATCACTCAACCCGAACCTTTCTGCTGCCTCTCTGATAGCACCAAATCCAAGCTTCCCATTATTAGTTTTTTGAAGCAAGTAGATTGCAACTTCACTCCTCTGTTCACCTGTCATACACTTAAACCCCATTGATGTAAAGTTGAAATTTATTGAAGAAGGTTGTGTAATTTGAAGAAGAAAAGCCGTGTAAATTAATGTTAACTtcagaaacttttttttttttattcttgttAATTATGGAGTTGTAAATTAATGTTAACGTGGGATTCCAACGTTTAGACCATGGCCAAACGACCAAACCCAACGTTTGTCCATGGGCAAACAACCAAAACCATCGTTCCTCCATGGCCAAACGTCCAAAATTCACGTCTCACCATGGATGAAACAACCAATTCCCACGTTTCATCAATGGTGTCCCCTTCCCCATTTTTTTCGACTCAAATtcgacaccaacaacacattattcGACATATAATTGACCTATTTTACGCAAACAACTATACAattacaactaattagcaaaagattggcaacaaaaataacaatacaattacaataatacaaacaacaatctatCTTTCAAAACTAATTCAATAATGTTTAATAAAATctaaaataatcaaaacaaattcAATTAACTAGCCAAATCGAAGCATATAatcaattaaaactaacaaataaagtcatataatctattaacaacaacaataaacgatttaatttcaattacaaagctaatttaaaaaaaaaaaaaaaaaaattaaccggATATGAACAGTGGCGGTGGTGGCGGTAAACGGCAGTGGCGGCGTGGTGGTAGGAGGTGGTGATGGTGTTTGATGTTGGGAATATTTGGGGACTTTTGGACTTAGAGAGAAAAGAAGAGAGTGAGATGTGAAGGGCAAAATTGTCTTTCGGAATTAAAACGTCGTCGatgtttactaaaacgtcgtcgatatttacgaaTCGGGGTTTATTTTTGTTTCTTTGTTATTGAATGCGTTTGTAATTTAAGGAAGAAGAGTATTTGGTGTGCTTTGTGTGTGTACATATTTGTGTGATTTGAGCtgacctttttttgggggggaaATAAATCCCAAAATTTTGGTAGGCTTTTTGAAGTCTTGAATTTTTTGGTGGGAAGTTTAGTGTATAATCACTTTGATAATTGTCCCACAAATTCTGGTTAAATAAAGCATCCAACTCACTTCCAATTGTACTTTTATTAGTTCTttatttttgtcttaaaacttGAGATAAATGTATTATGGTAGATTGGAGTTGAGTGGAGGAAGTATGATTGCCATTTTTAATGAAATTATCCTGAAAATTTTTCCTTTTATGGCTtcttaatgtgtgcccttagggcacaaaTTAGAAAAATCCTTAAAATATTGTATTCCCTAATTAATTGACGATGAAATCCCGACATATCTCTAATGGTGTGTTTGGGAACCTTGAATTGGAATTGAATTCCATAATTGAGACATTTCAAGTGTTTGGGAACTTCTAgaatttggaattggaattgactcAATTCCTTATCAATTCCAAGCTAGTTAAAATTTGGGGTTCTCAAATACCTACCATATACTAGTCATTTCAATTTCATGACTTCTTACGTTTTATTTTGTGACGCAAATTTCGTcataatatttttatttatgatattttttccGATCGAAAATATTTTTCGAGAcaatatttaattttttcaaatataaaacaTCCAATGGTCTCGACCATATCCGTCTTGcccaaattcaatttcaattccaattACACGGGTTTTCCAAACGCAATTTtggaattggatttggaattggaattgaattcaaacatttcaatttcaacaattgaaatcatgaaaatgaaatcaattccGTATTTCCAAACACTACCTAACATTATTTGATGTCGATATCTCCATATATCTCTAACATCCTCCCTCAACTTTAGGGTAAATTACTAAAATTTCCACGAGTTTGGTAGATAAGGAAAAAAACATTTGCTTGCACGGATTAGCTGAATATTCAAGATTTTGTACTGTATTTCTGCAGAAGGTAAAGCAAAATTGAGAATACAAATGTCAATATTCAGTTTATAACAaggaactagttttgtgacccgtgaaattcacgggatgttttgttttgagtgtgatgtttatagtgtttttagtaattgaaattttataaaatatcaaaacatatAGAAGCTCACCTTATGAATAAGTCATCACTGATTGCGCACTAAGATTATAGGCGTTTACGTGTTAAAATAAAGatcaaagtcgataaattaaATAAGCAAAAGCAGGTGAATTTGCTATTTTTTCGAAGGTAAAATGatggaaaaaaaaacaaacaaatacaaaaataaaatatacatttgaaaaaaaaaactattagtcattcacgttgaagtcgtcaatcttgtagttagtctCCAATATATAGTTATTTAAGCTATTCTAGTATTTTACTtcttcatatagtcttctttTTCCAAATTAATCGaccctataataaaaaaaaaagtaaatcagtaattagtctgaattaaccaacaaaatagtgaaatttgttttatgcaatattatcgttGTTAACTTAAGTTTCCTCTtaaatagtgaaagaaaaagggaatgagAATAAAGTTgtagagatgtaagtatattacCTACGAATATctcaacaccacaaatcttgatagcccctaaatgagaacaaaacaaacacaaacgaTGAAATTGAGAATGTGATGAACATTTCATAACCCAATGGAACTtacataaaaagtaaataaattagttaataattttaaaacctgaatACACTTGTCTTGATATTAATAGAATGATAGGAAAGTTTAGTGATACATTTAGTTGTACTGACgatagagagaagaaaatttttggcttattatttttatcttccatcaaaaataaataaagaattgaggatgcattttatgacttttgagcatccttttttcattattatcaaaattaatataggtataaatatgaatcaaggttcatgacttttgagcattattttttcattattatgaaatttaatataaacattaataaggaataaagagaaatggaatgtataagttttgctttattattattattattattattattattattattattattattattattattattattattattattattattattattattattattattattattattattattattattattattattattattattattattattattattattattattattattgttattatataatttattttttacaagatccactttacatgagattgatttaagatgttgtcttattatgtaattaaaatatgacatgtaaatgatgatagttagttttgcttgccttttaattagatttatatattttatatttagattattgagttatagatttttctcattattatgaaatttaatataaacctAAATATGGAGCAAAGGAGAAACGGAATGTAAAAGATTTGGTTTATTatattcttatttttattttttacaaaATCCACTTTGCCTAAGAATGGTTTAGAAATTATGTTATGAaatttaaaatatgacattcagataatggtagatagtttgacttactttttaattatagattatagttttataaattcaattattattccatgcatgtcatattgtcaatataattaaataatcaataaaaaatgAATAAGAATTAATGGGGTGTGAAAATGTCATGTGAAATGAAATTGAATGTTCTAAACTGCCCTTTTAATTAGATAGTATAGATTTCATGTAATGTTATTGATAATTAAGTATGTCATCTTCCTTCAattttaatacaaacacaaaaacaataactaaataatattcttactatcaagaaaatttaaaacataataaggataaaaagcgaaagaattcatttaattatatatgtatgtatactttacctaccaactttttgaataaaaatgaaaattaggcTTGTTATTATAATAGTTACATAGGAaactttttgttattaattattgattaatttcaataatttattCGATGGAAGAGGAACGATTTTGTGAATTAAAAgggagataaaaaaaaattatgataacTACAAATTATAATGATGGTGAGAGAAACAAAAAACCatcctattaaataaaagaaattaaaggttaaatgaataagtagattaataaccaaatttatgagaggaaaataaagagtttgtattaatttatttttttgtgtttgcaattaatatttttaaatttttttttgtacttataagcatgtgacagctttaaagataactttttaatacataatctggacttttataatattgtataaataaataatcaagtaatcaatatagatgaattagtatttaccaataaaaaattgacatgtggattaaaattaaatgttttaagtagccttttaactatattgtatatataattttttttttgttttcaacttcatttatttttttcgttcttaatttcatatattcggtttttttttttatttcaaatacaTATAATACCAccccatatgaaatatcttgaaattattaacttataattaatgcgtatttttttattgtagttttttttttagttaataAAGTTtgaagctaatggaatatgggtggatttttaaaggaaataagtgaactaaattaatgcaatataataataaattgataagccatgtcatattagtttgccaagtcacattgttattgcgtacgtggctttttttcatcccatgtggcattgtctatgtGGCTTTTTTAGGGTGGCCTTTTAATAAtgttatatagatatagatagattACTACTCCGAATAATACATACCATGTTGGTGCTGAATATTCaggatttaaatataaacatttGCTTGCACGAATTAGCTGGCTCCTGGCTGCAAATATGAGGTTACAATACTACTTGCCGGAAAAGGAGCAAGTAGGGGGTATCAGTGTATCACAACATACAACCACCTCAAGATCTTACCTTTGGATTAGGGGTTACAATACTGCTGTATCTTTTATAATAAAAAGATCATCAAGTGACCGTGACTCAGAAGTTTTGCCTTGTTCGAGGTAAGCTGCCCCATTCTCTTTCAAATCCGTGTTTGAGATGAGAGCACCTGTAACCAAGATTCCAGAATGTTTTTTATCACTTCTCAATTCATCTGTCAAACCTCAGCATATTTATTTCTTTCTAATTAACATCATCTCTATTGCATTTGACAAGATACTGCTTTGCAAAAGGCATAGGATTTTTCCATATCAGGAATCAGCAAAAGTTCAATTTACTTATTAACCAAAACTAAAcacacgaaaaaaaaaatacaaatcgCTGGAAAGAAGATTATAAGATAATCGTCCACCCAATCCAGAACACAATTTATAGTTAGTAATTCGACATACCAAATAACAAGTTTTCAGCAAGGGCACGGCATCATAGGAACAAAGAGTATACCTTACCCCTAAATTGCACCACTACATGAACATGCTAGTTCCTTATAACTCATCAAAAGCTCTGTATCTAAATGAATTCTTGCACTAAAGATAAGCAAAGTACCTTGTACTAAATGTTCATTTGACAATGAGCTAGTCTTTCTTAAGATCGTCTTAAGCTTACAACACAAGCCGTAACCATTATCACTATAGCTATTATTAAAGAGAAAATCCATAACTCCGACCTTGATAATAGACCGTCTTAAGCTTATAATTGATAATATTCACTAAACTAGAACCTCATAACTTATACCCCGAGTATAGAATCCATCCACAAATGCGTTACTATCAACACTCAGAAAACTTGGTAATTAGTAAGGTAATTTGAAAATAGCCCACAAACAAGCCCCCTAAAAATGGGGAACAAAACATGTAAGTCATTGAAAGTCACATGAAAGATATATAATTAACCAAGCACCTCAGTAAAtcaaaacccgtctcataaaacgCTCAAAAGTAGACCATCAATCAATCCAACTTGTGTTGAACTTGCGGTTTTGTTGGTTTATTTTGATTGAGTTGTAGACTTGTAGCTAGAATTACTACTTGAGGTTGTTAGAGGTCTCCTTCAGTTCACCAATAATATCTACACTGTTTTCATTTTGTTTGCCAAAGCAACAAGAT from Silene latifolia isolate original U9 population chromosome 5, ASM4854445v1, whole genome shotgun sequence encodes the following:
- the LOC141655550 gene encoding uncharacterized protein LOC141655550 is translated as MDEKWFFITEDNEKVYIVEGEEPPYRSCQSKRFITKVMFMCAVTRPIFGADGELIFDGKIGMFPFKHEVPAARSSRNRPRGTLETKPIESITKQVVKDCLIHQVIPTIKSVWPDCLSKHIYIQQDNARPHIKNNDPDFMAAANSDEFNIKLVFQPPNSPDLNCNGLGYFRVLQSLQSSRASKTIDELVNEVMQAFIDYSPTKLNNIFLSLQAVMIDIIMCKGHNNFSSPHIGKGHLAAIGMLPKNLIVNEELVRECIEYIKRLDKTQGLENLMDALGYNQRWSDADVDVDVDVNRKRFRIGKNQPSDHQLA